The following coding sequences are from one Streptococcus sp. NPS 308 window:
- a CDS encoding DUF6932 family protein translates to MQFNVHGNLEGGVIDVREKSEIEDFLVNGFRTSTTRYRNFESFCSFWNELDKNKVTRVWIDGSFCSNKVNPNDIDCVVFIEPDPNNCEYFQLLRSKHGDLLDKYLDVYVCWDKNFFIQFSKEWYEIDYQETYWLGKFGFDRNHNPKGIIELDKEVVL, encoded by the coding sequence ATGCAATTTAACGTACATGGGAATCTAGAGGGTGGCGTAATTGATGTACGAGAAAAATCAGAAATTGAAGATTTTTTGGTGAATGGCTTTCGAACTTCAACTACACGTTATAGAAATTTTGAATCATTTTGTAGTTTTTGGAATGAATTAGATAAAAATAAAGTAACTAGAGTCTGGATTGATGGCAGTTTTTGTTCCAATAAGGTGAATCCAAATGATATTGATTGTGTTGTATTTATTGAGCCAGATCCCAATAATTGTGAATATTTTCAATTATTAAGGAGTAAACATGGTGATTTATTAGATAAATATTTAGATGTTTATGTTTGTTGGGATAAAAATTTCTTTATTCAGTTTTCTAAAGAATGGTATGAAATAGATTACCAGGAAACCTATTGGTTAGGGAAATTTGGTTTTGACAGAAATCATAACCCTAAAGGAATTATCGAATTAGATAAGGAGGTGGTTTTATGA
- a CDS encoding DUF722 domain-containing protein — protein sequence MYELSNRDLDGIDIELGRYRTLANRIYLRRQELIHNKKHSTEDYTGGKGKTVSSPTEATIIRIEEDQTLRYLEGFKLVVDTLMENLIESDLVIFKMRYLEAGATWEDVAEKLNKTTRYINSRRKVIAKRFVELKGY from the coding sequence ATGTACGAGTTGAGTAACAGAGACCTGGACGGGATAGATATTGAGTTAGGACGATATAGAACGCTTGCTAATAGAATTTATTTGAGAAGACAGGAACTGATACATAATAAGAAACATAGCACTGAAGATTATACTGGTGGGAAAGGCAAGACAGTATCTAGTCCTACTGAAGCGACAATCATTAGAATTGAAGAAGACCAAACACTAAGATATTTAGAAGGCTTCAAACTAGTTGTAGATACCTTGATGGAAAACTTAATTGAAAGTGATCTAGTCATTTTTAAAATGAGATATTTAGAAGCTGGTGCGACTTGGGAAGACGTGGCAGAGAAACTAAATAAAACTACTCGTTATATAAATAGCCGTAGAAAGGTAATCGCTAAAAGATTTGTGGAATTGAAAGGATATTGA
- a CDS encoding phage major capsid protein: protein MTTNLVKQKENLEAYIRSTGYNTRGMNVENNHVLIEKPILDSYEDEHQRKELVDLVNVIETRTRGGKYEVTDFESDSLQEVSENSVERTEADKKKTISVDYLVKLFSGKLDFSQEQLDDGQYNLTDFLGKKIIKLKRRTRNREIGKILQTAKVQTATSMDDLKSIVSLINPERNVSMVVSQSLFSVLEKMKDTSGNYLLKVDKETGTSETFFVDNFLIVDDTTLGNKGDKKGFIGDLENFVTLFDRKKDTLSWVNANDYFGKRLILHTRFDVKKVEEDCGYFIQWN from the coding sequence ATGACAACTAACTTAGTTAAACAAAAAGAAAATTTAGAAGCTTATATCCGAAGTACAGGTTATAACACTAGAGGGATGAACGTAGAAAATAATCATGTACTCATTGAAAAACCAATCCTTGATAGTTATGAAGATGAACATCAACGTAAAGAGCTGGTTGATCTAGTAAATGTTATTGAGACTCGTACCCGTGGTGGGAAGTATGAAGTAACTGACTTTGAATCTGATTCATTACAAGAAGTTAGCGAAAATTCGGTTGAGAGAACAGAAGCAGATAAAAAGAAAACTATCAGCGTTGATTACTTAGTTAAATTATTCAGTGGAAAACTTGATTTTTCACAGGAACAATTAGATGATGGCCAATATAATTTAACGGATTTTCTTGGTAAGAAGATTATTAAATTAAAACGTAGAACACGAAATAGAGAGATTGGCAAAATTCTCCAAACTGCGAAAGTGCAGACTGCTACAAGTATGGACGACTTGAAATCTATTGTTTCTTTAATCAATCCAGAGCGCAATGTATCTATGGTTGTTAGTCAATCACTATTTAGTGTCTTAGAAAAAATGAAAGACACTTCAGGAAATTATCTTCTTAAAGTTGATAAAGAGACAGGAACAAGTGAAACATTCTTTGTAGATAACTTTTTAATTGTAGATGATACAACCTTAGGGAATAAAGGTGACAAAAAAGGCTTTATCGGAGATCTAGAAAATTTTGTTACTTTGTTTGACCGAAAGAAAGATACACTTAGCTGGGTGAATGCGAATGACTATTTTGGAAAACGGTTGATTTTACATACCCGTTTTGATGTAAAAAAAGTTGAAGAAGATTGTGGTTACTTTATTCAATGGAACTAG
- a CDS encoding ATP-binding protein: MKEQFKEFNNRKISDKVCDIHQVNYWEISVPVLGSSERKVQAFCPECVKGEIKQKEQDLLQQFEDRQAYFKTYDVLMRDSTIPNELKGATFDNFFVKTTEEHQMLEFVKGQVQKYLAGMTGNTLISGSTGIGKSHLSLALAKEINESFREKNEPKSVLFVSLTEIIKQIKEGWAYGRNANLTEYEAVKKLVDVDFLIIDDLGAKNGTVTPKSDWEQDFLFDIINNRETTIFNTNLDSSELRTVYNARNSSRILKGLEGNTFKAFTIKDKRYTINTVRGEYQ; the protein is encoded by the coding sequence ATGAAGGAACAATTTAAAGAATTTAATAACAGAAAAATATCGGATAAGGTTTGCGATATTCACCAGGTAAATTATTGGGAAATTTCTGTACCAGTGTTAGGGAGTTCAGAAAGGAAAGTACAAGCATTTTGCCCGGAGTGTGTGAAGGGAGAGATTAAACAAAAAGAGCAAGACTTATTACAGCAGTTCGAGGATAGACAGGCTTACTTTAAAACTTATGATGTCTTAATGCGTGACAGTACGATTCCTAACGAGTTGAAGGGGGCAACGTTTGATAATTTCTTTGTTAAGACGACAGAAGAGCATCAGATGTTAGAGTTTGTAAAGGGGCAAGTCCAGAAGTACCTTGCAGGTATGACAGGAAATACTTTAATCAGCGGTAGCACAGGAATAGGGAAAAGTCATTTATCTCTTGCCCTGGCCAAAGAAATCAATGAGAGCTTCAGAGAGAAGAACGAGCCTAAGAGTGTCTTGTTTGTCAGCTTAACCGAGATTATCAAGCAGATAAAAGAAGGCTGGGCTTATGGAAGAAATGCAAATTTAACAGAGTATGAGGCGGTTAAAAAGCTTGTTGATGTTGATTTTCTAATCATCGATGACCTGGGGGCAAAAAATGGGACGGTAACACCTAAGAGCGATTGGGAACAGGATTTCTTGTTTGATATTATCAATAATCGAGAAACTACGATTTTCAACACGAACCTAGATAGTAGTGAACTGCGAACGGTATACAATGCTAGAAATTCAAGTAGAATTTTGAAAGGTTTAGAAGGGAACACTTTCAAGGCTTTTACGATCAAAGATAAGAGATACACTATAAACACAGTGAGGGGAGAATATCAATGA
- a CDS encoding conserved phage C-terminal domain-containing protein, with amino-acid sequence MAKTKVYFWLKIDKKFFDNLFIKRLKSMPGGYTMTVIYMRMMLESLESDCILYYEGYFETLKEELALKLDVSEDDISMTIAYFTQCGLIQIDEDKNAELTQAKALVQQETNHAAYMRSYRKEQQEKENNLTLLSNNFTTLSTCKTEKEIDKEKELEQDLKLDINKEYIVEGTSPNEQSSSFTFPTWLEETAIKDLEKTKHKELWIPIVYLNQVANKRYKFVDKTKRLLLARFKEGYTLEDFKQVIDIKTAEWKDSPEFSKYLRPETLFGSKFDGYLNQKPKTIKGKSEDNFPDLPF; translated from the coding sequence ATGGCAAAGACTAAAGTATATTTTTGGTTGAAAATTGATAAGAAATTTTTTGACAACCTATTTATTAAGCGTCTAAAAAGTATGCCTGGTGGCTATACCATGACAGTGATCTATATGCGCATGATGTTAGAAAGTCTTGAAAGTGATTGTATTCTGTATTACGAAGGGTACTTTGAAACCTTAAAAGAAGAACTGGCCTTGAAATTAGATGTTTCTGAAGATGATATATCTATGACTATAGCTTATTTTACGCAATGTGGCCTGATTCAGATTGATGAAGATAAAAATGCCGAGTTAACACAAGCAAAAGCTTTGGTACAACAAGAAACAAACCACGCTGCATATATGAGAAGCTACCGCAAAGAGCAACAAGAGAAAGAAAATAATCTTACATTGTTATCTAATAATTTTACAACGTTATCTACATGTAAGACAGAGAAAGAGATAGATAAAGAGAAAGAGTTAGAGCAAGATTTAAAGTTAGATATAAATAAAGAATATATAGTCGAGGGAACCTCGCCTAATGAGCAAAGCTCATCTTTCACTTTTCCTACTTGGCTTGAAGAAACAGCTATAAAAGATTTAGAGAAAACAAAACATAAAGAACTTTGGATTCCTATTGTTTATCTGAATCAAGTAGCTAATAAGAGGTATAAGTTTGTTGATAAGACAAAAAGGCTTTTACTAGCACGATTCAAAGAAGGCTATACACTTGAAGATTTTAAACAGGTGATAGATATTAAAACGGCAGAATGGAAGGATAGTCCTGAATTTTCTAAATATCTGAGACCAGAAACACTTTTCGGATCTAAGTTTGACGGTTATTTGAATCAAAAGCCTAAAACCATAAAAGGGAAGTCCGAAGACAACTTTCCAGATCTACCATTTTAG
- a CDS encoding Rha family transcriptional regulator, whose product MELVYMDGKKEPYTLSSVVAECTGLQHHTITKTIRKHQVRFERFGKVGFKIQAMESGQNTKDYILNEQQATLLVTFLKNTEQVANFKTNLVKAFFEMRDELSKRYLQRELEKPKRKSLTEAIQTWEKAPKHAYSTLTNLLLKGVTGKNKAQLMKERESKNGIDGLTSVELTNYQRLEDMAIAMINLNRGYSEIKELIFKV is encoded by the coding sequence ATGGAACTGGTTTACATGGACGGCAAGAAAGAGCCGTATACACTGAGCAGTGTCGTAGCAGAATGCACTGGATTGCAACATCACACAATAACCAAGACAATCCGCAAACATCAAGTAAGGTTTGAACGGTTCGGAAAGGTTGGATTTAAAATCCAAGCTATGGAAAGCGGTCAGAATACTAAGGATTATATTTTGAATGAGCAACAAGCGACCTTGTTAGTTACATTCTTAAAAAATACTGAGCAAGTGGCCAACTTCAAAACTAATCTTGTCAAAGCCTTCTTTGAAATGCGTGATGAACTTTCTAAACGCTACCTTCAAAGAGAACTGGAAAAACCAAAGCGTAAAAGCTTAACTGAAGCTATTCAAACATGGGAGAAAGCCCCCAAGCATGCCTATAGCACCCTGACAAACTTACTGCTAAAGGGAGTGACAGGGAAGAATAAAGCGCAACTAATGAAGGAGCGAGAAAGTAAGAACGGTATTGATGGCTTGACAAGTGTAGAGCTGACAAACTACCAACGTTTGGAAGATATGGCAATAGCTATGATTAACTTGAATAGGGGGTATTCAGAAATTAAGGAATTAATTTTTAAAGTATAG
- a CDS encoding helix-turn-helix domain-containing protein yields the protein MSTIKNRLKILRTKEGITQDELAQIINKELKENEKPISKMVISNWENNKHTIKPDKAQLLANHFGVSVGHLLGHEDEQNILKIIQSNEFKKLLNDIDIEKINELSSAYKNVEEHINNPVKYNNFGKGLLNHIPSYMFTIEELINADKENNTNFADILINYISLNDYDKKIAFDLVQKLSERDKEKE from the coding sequence ATGTCAACAATAAAAAATAGGCTAAAGATTCTAAGAACCAAAGAGGGAATAACTCAAGATGAATTAGCTCAAATAATAAATAAAGAACTAAAAGAAAACGAAAAACCAATATCCAAAATGGTGATATCTAATTGGGAAAATAATAAACATACTATCAAACCAGATAAAGCCCAGCTACTCGCTAACCACTTTGGGGTAAGCGTTGGCCACTTATTGGGACATGAAGATGAACAAAATATTTTAAAAATAATCCAAAGTAACGAATTTAAAAAATTACTTAATGATATAGATATTGAAAAAATAAATGAACTTAGTTCAGCGTACAAAAACGTTGAAGAACATATAAATAATCCTGTAAAGTATAACAATTTTGGAAAAGGATTGCTTAATCATATCCCATCGTATATGTTTACAATTGAAGAACTAATAAATGCTGATAAAGAGAACAATACAAATTTTGCAGATATTTTAATCAACTATATTTCTTTAAATGACTATGATAAAAAAATAGCTTTTGATTTAGTTCAAAAACTATCTGAGAGAGACAAAGAAAAGGAGTAA
- a CDS encoding DUF4177 domain-containing protein — protein sequence MGFFDTVKQEGSFSTASGANGLHYVVLQVTLKEKFFGTGSGNLTELEDVINKQASKGYRLHTITTANGGSKGLGGGDRIQATMVFEKIL from the coding sequence ATGGGATTTTTTGACACTGTAAAACAAGAAGGTAGTTTTTCTACTGCATCTGGAGCAAATGGACTACACTACGTTGTCCTTCAGGTAACTTTGAAAGAAAAGTTTTTCGGAACTGGATCAGGAAACCTTACAGAGTTAGAAGATGTTATCAATAAGCAAGCATCAAAAGGTTATCGCCTACATACCATCACAACCGCCAATGGTGGAAGCAAAGGACTGGGTGGTGGAGACCGTATCCAGGCCACAATGGTTTTTGAGAAGATTCTATAA
- a CDS encoding type II toxin-antitoxin system PemK/MazF family toxin gives MNKENPYFEQTKQNYIEVEKLYKLGKAKHTSSKYRFLAPAVKRQSEQFLFEAKTQKRKYWKFSRGSLVFVEFGVNIGGELSNNHWAIVLDKVDSPYKKTLTVIPLTSKNQIDTVLIDEVIAEYPSILLDEYIEKLHKELFAYLKYLDSNNAITEAALSDVYQAYTEQFSNEIIQPKIIDDDNLKRTQSEINDVIELTQYYKKYIKRSYAKCNNLQTISKDRILKKNRLDPIGKMKVSDNTLDKINEKLKELYLF, from the coding sequence ATGAACAAAGAAAATCCATATTTTGAACAAACCAAACAAAACTACATAGAAGTTGAAAAACTCTATAAACTTGGTAAAGCAAAGCATACATCTTCTAAATACAGATTTCTTGCACCAGCAGTTAAAAGACAATCTGAACAATTCTTATTTGAAGCCAAGACTCAAAAAAGAAAATATTGGAAATTCAGTCGTGGTTCTCTGGTATTTGTAGAGTTCGGTGTAAATATAGGCGGAGAATTATCAAATAATCATTGGGCTATTGTCTTAGACAAAGTAGATAGTCCCTATAAAAAAACACTTACAGTAATTCCTCTAACATCTAAAAATCAAATAGATACTGTACTCATAGACGAAGTCATTGCGGAATATCCTTCTATTTTGCTTGATGAATATATTGAAAAATTACACAAAGAATTATTTGCCTACCTAAAATATTTAGATTCCAATAATGCAATTACTGAAGCTGCCTTATCGGATGTCTACCAAGCTTATACAGAACAATTTTCAAACGAAATAATTCAACCTAAGATAATAGACGATGATAACCTTAAACGGACACAATCAGAAATAAATGACGTTATTGAATTAACTCAATACTACAAAAAATACATTAAGCGTTCTTATGCCAAGTGTAATAACCTTCAAACAATCAGCAAAGATAGAATTTTAAAGAAAAATAGATTAGATCCAATCGGAAAAATGAAAGTATCTGATAACACATTGGACAAAATTAACGAAAAGTTAAAAGAATTATACCTTTTCTAA
- a CDS encoding tyrosine-type recombinase/integrase codes for MKITQHTKKDGSAVYRSSIYLGIDSITGKKVKTTISARTKKELKNKVTQAKVEFEKNGSTRKQRSHITTYSELVDLFWQTYQHTIKTNTQIKIKGCLNNYLLPSFGTYKLDKLTPVIIQTQVNKWADEYNQDGTGYKEYNHLHALNKRILQYGVSIQALDNNPARDVVIPRKITRDKQEIKYFQDQELKNFLSYLDNLENTFINFYDTVLYKTLLATGLRIRECLALEWSDIDLQNGTIDINKTLNILNQVNTPKTKSSYRVLDIDHKTVLMLRLYRARQAENGRNIGLTYEKVFSDSFDNYVNTRKVDYRLHKHLKNANCTDLGFHAFRHTHASILLNAGLPYKEIQTRLGHAKISVTMDTYSHLSKENQKRAVSFFETALEKIKSS; via the coding sequence ATGAAAATTACACAACACACGAAAAAAGACGGATCAGCAGTCTACCGCTCCAGTATCTATCTTGGCATTGATTCTATTACTGGTAAGAAGGTCAAGACTACCATATCAGCACGAACAAAGAAAGAACTCAAAAACAAGGTCACCCAGGCTAAGGTAGAATTTGAGAAAAACGGCTCTACACGGAAACAACGCTCGCATATAACAACCTATAGCGAACTTGTGGACTTATTTTGGCAAACCTACCAACATACCATAAAGACTAACACGCAGATAAAGATAAAAGGCTGCTTAAATAATTACCTCTTGCCCTCATTTGGTACTTACAAACTAGATAAACTTACTCCTGTTATTATCCAAACTCAGGTAAATAAATGGGCGGATGAGTACAATCAGGACGGAACGGGATATAAAGAATACAATCACCTTCACGCCTTAAATAAACGTATTCTACAGTATGGAGTTTCTATCCAGGCATTGGATAATAACCCTGCTCGTGATGTTGTCATTCCTAGAAAGATAACAAGAGATAAGCAAGAAATTAAATACTTTCAAGATCAGGAACTTAAAAACTTCCTCTCCTATCTCGATAACCTGGAGAATACCTTTATCAATTTCTATGATACTGTGCTTTATAAAACGCTCCTAGCTACTGGACTGCGCATCCGTGAATGTCTGGCCCTGGAATGGTCTGATATTGACCTGCAGAACGGAACAATCGATATTAACAAAACACTCAATATTTTAAACCAGGTAAACACTCCTAAGACAAAATCAAGCTATAGAGTCCTAGATATCGATCATAAAACAGTACTCATGCTTCGTCTCTACCGAGCAAGACAAGCAGAAAACGGTAGAAACATTGGCCTAACCTATGAGAAGGTATTCTCTGATAGCTTTGACAACTATGTCAATACTCGAAAGGTCGATTATCGCCTACATAAACACTTAAAAAACGCTAACTGTACTGATTTAGGCTTTCATGCTTTCCGACACACTCACGCTAGTATCTTGCTTAATGCCGGTCTACCCTACAAGGAAATACAGACACGACTTGGCCATGCAAAAATATCTGTAACTATGGACACTTACAGCCATTTATCAAAAGAGAACCAAAAAAGAGCAGTCTCATTCTTTGAAACTGCCCTCGAAAAAATAAAAAGTTCTTAA
- a CDS encoding Spy0128 family protein, protein MKKRTSKLFHGLMALLLVVSVFLPALRLNGVVSAAEKTESEYTLTTEPTINTNRLVDHAKYGEGKFYLKTTYAFPDNVTLNNGDFMVYHVPNEFKIEVDSSTDLKAPNGDTIATLTTEKATNTAKITVTNEEYFKKFNENKQIVASFTVVWADHVEKNKEYEINIPGAGVYHLTRIVPDVDPTGFTKWGVQDSDDPNYVNWRIRVNRYAKSYTGVNIQDTIPDGQVLASDITGYYFPDWENGYGRSSLDKAHVQVTDKNHFSITPNGNGTLDHKGLYIMYRTRLTKPVNPVTKRVLNNVTVTTNEEAQPIEFEGFAPITTTDGIGVGAKSDKVALEVTKKLNGKTLEKDAFSFQLLDDQGNVLQTVKNDENGKVKFEAIKYKEAGTFKYTIKEVNDNKPGYTYDANVLKATVTVEDVLGEKLASVKFEDSKKEFTNTYAAKEAPLELKAKKVLEGKALEAGQFEFELKENGAVLHTVSNDANGKIQFPKLTFTKEETRTFTISEKAGDVAGVEYDPNAYEVTVVVKDNGQGQLVATAKDADNLTFTNVYKAEPAKKIIKATKVLNGKALEAGKYEFELKKGEEVVDTATNAADGTVTFKEIEFKTAGDYTYTISEKAGSEKGVTYDTAKHEVKVKVTDNGQGQLVADVKDNNPTFTNTYKAATTTATITATKVLEGKALEADKYEFELKEGDKVVATAKNAADGTVTFPVISYDAAGPHTYTITEKAGSEKGVTYDESTHKVTVNVTDNGQGELVADVQDNNPTFTNTYKATPAKEIIKATKVLDGKKLEAGKYEFELKKGEEVVDTATNAADGTVTFKEIEFNEAGDYTYTISEKVGSEKGVDYDKTIHTVTVKVTDNGAGQLVATATKNNPTFTNTYKAATTKATITATKVLNGKALEADKYEFELKEGDKVVATAKNAADGTVTFEAIEYAAAGNHTYTITEKAGSEAGVTYDTAKHEVKVAVTDNGQGKLVATVTDNNPTFTNTYKAASTTVNITAKKVLTGKTLEAGKYEFELKEGDKVIGTATNAADGTVAFAGIEYKEAGDHTYTISEKAGSEAGVTYDKSTHNVTVKVVDNGAGQLVATVTDNNPTFTNTYVASSTQVTFTAKKVLNGNKLAAGQFEFELREGDTVVATATNAADGTVTFKAKDFAKAGVYTYTITEVDSKEANVKYDLTEHKVTVEVVDNGAGQLVTTVTGNNPTITNTYTEPKKEEPKEDPKGEQPKKDLPNTGGADFTAFSTILGLVLAALAGLVYRAKKLD, encoded by the coding sequence GTGAAAAAGAGAACTAGCAAACTCTTTCATGGCTTGATGGCCTTGCTACTGGTTGTGTCGGTCTTTTTGCCTGCACTAAGACTTAATGGAGTAGTTAGTGCTGCCGAAAAAACTGAATCAGAGTACACTTTGACTACAGAGCCGACGATTAATACGAACCGATTAGTCGATCATGCCAAATATGGTGAAGGTAAGTTCTATCTTAAAACAACTTACGCATTCCCAGACAATGTAACTCTGAATAACGGTGATTTCATGGTTTATCACGTTCCAAATGAGTTCAAAATCGAAGTAGATTCTAGTACAGATTTGAAAGCTCCGAACGGTGATACGATTGCAACGCTGACAACAGAGAAGGCAACCAATACTGCTAAGATTACAGTAACAAACGAAGAGTACTTTAAGAAGTTTAATGAGAACAAGCAAATTGTTGCATCATTTACTGTAGTGTGGGCAGACCATGTTGAAAAGAATAAGGAATATGAAATCAACATTCCTGGTGCAGGAGTTTATCATTTGACTCGTATCGTTCCAGACGTTGACCCAACTGGATTTACTAAATGGGGAGTTCAAGACTCAGATGATCCTAACTATGTAAACTGGCGTATCCGTGTTAACCGTTATGCAAAATCATACACTGGTGTAAATATCCAAGATACTATTCCTGATGGGCAAGTTCTTGCAAGTGATATTACTGGTTATTACTTCCCAGATTGGGAAAATGGTTACGGACGATCATCACTTGATAAGGCTCATGTTCAAGTAACAGATAAGAACCATTTTTCAATTACACCTAATGGTAATGGAACCTTAGATCATAAAGGGCTTTATATCATGTATCGTACTCGTTTGACTAAACCGGTCAATCCAGTTACTAAACGTGTATTGAACAATGTAACTGTCACTACAAACGAGGAAGCCCAACCAATAGAATTTGAAGGTTTTGCACCAATTACAACCACTGACGGTATTGGTGTAGGTGCCAAATCGGATAAGGTTGCTCTAGAAGTGACTAAGAAACTTAATGGTAAAACTCTTGAAAAAGATGCATTTAGTTTCCAACTTCTAGATGATCAGGGTAATGTTTTACAAACTGTCAAAAATGATGAAAATGGTAAAGTGAAGTTTGAGGCAATCAAATACAAAGAAGCAGGAACTTTTAAATATACCATTAAAGAAGTTAATGATAACAAACCTGGATACACTTATGATGCGAACGTCCTTAAAGCGACTGTAACAGTAGAAGATGTTTTGGGTGAAAAATTAGCGAGCGTCAAATTTGAAGATTCTAAGAAAGAATTTACAAACACATACGCTGCTAAAGAAGCACCACTTGAACTTAAAGCTAAGAAAGTCTTAGAGGGTAAAGCTCTTGAGGCTGGCCAATTTGAATTTGAGTTGAAAGAAAACGGAGCAGTTCTCCACACTGTTTCAAACGATGCAAACGGTAAGATTCAATTCCCAAAACTTACGTTCACAAAAGAAGAAACTCGTACATTCACTATCTCTGAAAAAGCAGGTGATGTAGCCGGAGTTGAATACGATCCAAATGCTTATGAAGTAACAGTAGTCGTTAAAGATAACGGCCAAGGTCAACTTGTTGCAACAGCAAAAGATGCAGACAACCTTACTTTCACGAATGTTTATAAAGCTGAACCAGCTAAAAAAATTATCAAAGCTACTAAAGTCTTGAATGGTAAAGCCCTTGAAGCTGGTAAATACGAATTCGAACTTAAAAAAGGTGAAGAAGTCGTTGACACAGCTACAAACGCTGCAGACGGTACCGTTACTTTCAAAGAAATTGAGTTCAAAACAGCAGGTGACTACACTTACACTATCTCTGAAAAAGCAGGTAGTGAAAAAGGTGTGACATACGACACTGCTAAACACGAAGTTAAGGTAAAAGTTACAGATAACGGCCAAGGTCAACTTGTTGCAGATGTAAAAGACAACAACCCAACCTTCACCAACACTTATAAAGCAGCTACAACAACAGCTACTATCACAGCTACTAAAGTCTTGGAAGGTAAAGCTCTAGAAGCTGACAAATACGAATTCGAACTTAAAGAAGGTGACAAAGTCGTTGCGACAGCTAAAAACGCAGCAGACGGTACTGTTACTTTCCCAGTAATCAGCTATGATGCTGCAGGCCCTCACACTTACACTATCACTGAAAAAGCAGGTAGTGAAAAAGGTGTGACATACGATGAATCTACTCATAAAGTAACAGTAAACGTTACAGATAATGGACAAGGTGAACTTGTTGCAGATGTACAAGACAACAACCCAACCTTCACCAACACTTATAAAGCAACTCCAGCAAAAGAAATTATCAAAGCTACTAAGGTCTTGGATGGTAAAAAACTTGAAGCTGGTAAATACGAGTTTGAACTTAAAAAAGGTGAAGAAGTCGTTGACACAGCTACAAATGCAGCAGACGGCACCGTTACTTTCAAAGAAATTGAGTTCAATGAAGCAGGTGACTATACTTACACTATCTCAGAAAAAGTAGGTAGCGAAAAAGGTGTAGATTACGATAAAACTATTCACACTGTAACAGTAAAAGTTACAGACAACGGTGCAGGCCAACTTGTTGCAACTGCAACTAAGAACAACCCAACTTTTACCAACACTTATAAAGCAGCTACAACAAAAGCTACTATCACAGCTACTAAAGTCTTGAACGGTAAAGCGCTTGAAGCAGACAAATATGAGTTTGAACTTAAAGAAGGTGACAAAGTCGTTGCGACAGCTAAAAACGCTGCCGACGGAACTGTGACTTTTGAAGCTATCGAATACGCAGCAGCAGGCAACCACACTTACACTATCACTGAAAAAGCAGGTAGCGAAGCAGGTGTGACATACGATACTGCTAAACACGAAGTTAAGGTAGCAGTTACAGATAACGGGCAAGGCAAACTTGTTGCGACTGTAACTGACAACAACCCAACCTTCACCAACACTTATAAAGCAGCTTCAACAACTGTTAACATCACGGCTAAGAAAGTCTTGACTGGTAAAACTCTTGAAGCAGGTAAATATGAGTTTGAACTTAAAGAAGGTGACAAAGTAATCGGAACAGCGACAAACGCTGCCGACGGTACAGTTGCTTTCGCAGGTATTGAGTACAAAGAAGCAGGCGACCACACTTACACTATCTCTGAAAAAGCAGGTAGCGAAGCAGGTGTGACATACGATAAATCTACTCACAATGTAACAGTTAAAGTTGTTGATAACGGTGCAGGCCAACTTGTTGCGACTGTAACTGACAACAACCCAACCTTCACCAACACTTATGTTGCATCTTCTACACAAGTAACTTTCACAGCTAAGAAAGTTTTGAATGGTAATAAACTTGCAGCAGGTCAGTTTGAGTTTGAACTTAGAGAAGGTGACACAGTCGTTGCGACAGCTACAAACGCTGCAGACGGTACGGTTACTTTCAAAGCAAAAGATTTCGCCAAAGCAGGTGTCTACACTTACACTATTACTGAAGTAGATAGTAAGGAAGCAAATGTGAAATACGATCTTACTGAACATAAAGTGACAGTTGAAGTCGTTGACAATGGTGCGGGTCAACTTGTAACAACAGTTACAGGTAACAACCCAACAATCACTAACACGTATACTGAACCGAAAAAAGAAGAACCTAAGGAAGATCCTAAGGGTGAACAGCCTAAGAAAGATTTGCCGAACACTGGTGGAGCAGACTTTACAGCATTCTCTACTATTCTTGGTCTAGTTCTTGCAGCTTTGGCAGGACTTGTATACCGTGCTAAAAAACTTGACTAA